CGAGCCCCGGAGCTCAGGGACACCCACCGAGCCCCCAGCCCGGGACGCCCCATGGACCCCACTGAGCTCCCGGTCCCAGGGTGACCCGTGGGCCCCACAAACCCCAGACCAGAGGGTGCCCCAGGGACCCCACAGAGTCCCCTCTTCATGGAGCACTGACCCCAGGGAGTCCcggctgggagctctgcagacGGCCGGgctttggggcagggagggcagtggGCACCTCAGGGTACCCCCGGTGTTTTGGGGAGGGTGCAGCCCGGTCTGGCGCTTCCAGGACCTCTCTCACAGCTCTGAGCGCCCCGGGACACCCCCAACACCACCGCCCCTGactctgcctctgcctgcccccagtcCAGGGACCGCAAAGTGCTGGGTGACTACAGCGGGGCCCTGAGCTACGGCTCCACGGCCAAGTACCTGAACATCACAGCCCTGGTGATCAACATCTTCATTGTCGTCATTGTCATTGTCTTCGTCTCCCTGGCCATCGCCGGGGTCTTCAGCCACCGCCAACCCTACGGGTACAGCTACGGCCCCACTTAAGTGCTCTCCTTGCCCGCGGGTTGTGCTTCCCTCCCCGGCGCCAGCCCGGGGCTGGAGCCACAATCCATGACAATCCACGACAATCCACCAATCCACGTGCCTCACCCggagcctgctgctctcctgtccCTCGTCCCTCCCCACCCGGAGCTTTTGTggtggctgccctggctggagcCGTCTGGGGATGGACACGGCGccccagagagcagctgagTACCCCAACCCTGCCACAGCCTGCTTGGAGCCCCAGCTGCCTCCTCAAAACAGTTCTGAGGAGAAGCGCCCAGTTCAGAGGAACCCTGCTCCCCTGAAATAAAAGTTTCTTTCACTTTTGCCGTGTCTTGGTTTTGTATCATTGAGGATGTGGTTTGGGGCTTGTTCTACAGCAGCTTGGCAGGATGAGAAACAGGGTCAGCCTGTGGGATgtgcctgggggaggtggtgtttgagggtcctcAGGACCaggggagagatgagaatcttgactccatatttcagaaggctggtttaattattttatgataaatattatattaaaagaaaattatatactaaaactatacaaaaagagaaaggagacatcagaaggccagcaaggaaaggaatgataacaaaatcttgtgactgaccagagacaCAACACAGCTAGACCTGTGActggtcatcaagtagaaacaatCAAAcgtgagaccaatcaaagaggCACCTgccacattccacagcagcagataattattgtttacatttcttttctgaggcttctcaggagaaaaatcctagcaaaaggattttcataaaatgtgtcagAGACACCCGAGGGAGGTGGAAACCGTCCCCCATCACGGAGACGCTGCTCAGGGGACACCCCAGGCACCCTGAACCCGGACCCTGCATCTGCACGGGCAGTGAAGCTCTTGGAAGGGTCACACACCGAGGGTGAGGGTGGAACCTGATCCCTGCTGGGTGTCACCAGGAGCACTCCTGTCCTCTCCAGCCCTCAGGACGGGCTggcagcaagcagagctgaggacAAGGTGGCTTTGGGGGCGCAGGATGTGCAAAGGGCTTGAGCAGGATGAGCTGGAATGGGACTGAGCAgggtcagcagggctggagaggctcccagagggaagGGGCCGGTGCGTTCTGTGCCTCCATCCCCAGTCACCCCACCGGGGCTGGATTGCCCATCtccccctgcagccaggggagcTGGGATCCTCTGTGGGATGCTCACAGCCCCCATCCCACGTGCCTGGAGCCCGGTTTGCCTGGGCACGGCTGCCCATCTGCCCGCAGCAGGAAGCAGGGGATGAATTCCGTGTCTCACCCGGCTGGCATGCGCATCCTCCACTTTCACTATCGAGCTCATCCCAGCCCGGCAGCTCCCTCGCCTCTGTGCTCCGGATTCCCTCCTCATCCCGCAGGGGAGGGAACTGCGGCCAGAGGGAGCCACACCAAGCACCAGGGGTCCCTGTCACAGGCTGGCAGGGCGGGATCCTCGGGGCTGCCACACGTGTCACTGCCCGCCCGGCCCCTGTCACTGCCCGCCCGGCCCCTGTCACTGCCCGCCCGGCCCCAGCGAGCCCGGAGTGACCCCGGAGGGGACGTGGGaagccctggccccagcccaTGTGGCAGAGCCTCGGCTCTGCAGCTGGCCTGGctcccccttcccctctgcACTCCTCGCCCTCGGCAGGGCCCGGTCCTGGGGGCTGGGGCCCCACAAGGAGGGGAACAAAAGCGCGATTTTCCCTCTCCCCACGAACATGGGGCTCCTGCCAAGACACCACTCGTAAGATGTCAGAAATCCCACTCACAAACACAGCGAATATTTGTTGCAGGATCCCTGGCACTGAGCCTCCGGTGAAtcattttctgctctgcttttttcCCGGAAAACACGGGCTCCTTGCTGCAAAAGGAATCTGCTGCCTGCCCGGCCCCAGGCTTGGCCTGCCCAAAATCAGCACAGCCAATGGGAACTCAGGCCAGCAAAGGCCATTGCTGCAAGATCCCCATTTCCTCCTTCTCCCGGTTTTTATCAACAGTTTCCGGCACAAATCTAAAGGGCAGCCCCACACAAGCCGACATGGAAAAAATCGACCCTTTCACATCCCAAAACAGCCACAGGCAAAGCCTCCCTCCCGTCTGTGAGCACCCCAGGCTGCCACGGACAGCTCCCCGCAGCCCACCTGCCACCGAAACTCGGGAGGAGAATAAAAACCCTCCAGCACGATGTTTGTAGTGACAGAGAATGAGGCTTTACTTTGTCCTGGCGCGGACATGCCATGGAAAACATTCCCATCCACACATAGTTCCTTACATGGTGTTTCCCATGTCCATACGGACAAAAAGCCAAAGAAATTCCCCTTCAGCGATCTTAAATTGCACTTCAGAGTTACACTTAAGAATTACTATTCTTAGTATTAGATCTCCTCTCGGTTCTTAATCCCTTCACCTTTGAACCTCATTTTTCGGTTCTCCCAACGATTCATTTCCCAGACAAGGGAGGCGATGTTGGTTAATGGTCGCTAATGGTCGCTAATATTCGCTAATGTTCTCTAATGCTCTTATGGCAACTCCCATGTGCATGTTCAGATCATCGGCCCTCTCCCGATGAACAGAATCTTTCGAAGAAAAACTTGATTTCCACTCCCCCTTGGCACAGGCGAACAAACTCCTGATTAATGtcacattaaaaattaaaatttgcatAATTTCAAACATCCCCAACCCTCCCCTCAAGTCCCCTCGGAGTCCTCAGGGCTCTCCCAAGTCCCCTGAAGCCCCCCACGGGTTGAGAGCTGCCCTGCACCCCCAGACTGCGTGGGATGGGGGTCCCAGAGGGCCGTGCCCCCCCTCCCTCTGCGGGGCGGTGCGGGGCCGGTCCCCCGCCCTGAGCGAGCTCCGTTCCCGTTCCAGGCGTTCATTCCCGGTCATGGAGCCCAGGCAGGCGGACGTGTCCATCCCACTGCAGTCCTCCGGGTGGGGGgcggccgcccccggcccccgcTCCGAGCCGCAGCCCCGGGACTACGTGCTCTGGTCGGTGTTCAATGTGCTGCTGTGGTCCGCGCTGGGCGGGATGGGCTGCTGCGGCTTCCCCGCGCTCGTCTACTCCGTCAAGGTGAGGGAGGGGCCGGGGACCCCCGCCAGAGGCCCCGGATCAAGCCCTGATCGGCCCCGGGACCCCCACCCAGACTGACCCCCAGCCAGCCCCCCCCGGGACTTCCCGAGCCCGACCGAGCCCGACACCCCCGGCGTGTCCCGGCTCCCTCCCCACCTCCGGACCCCCCGACCCAGCCCGACCCGGACCTTCCCTTCATCCGGGGATCCCCCGGCCCTTCCTGACACCCCCCgctcctctccccctgcccacCTCCCTCCAAACCCCTCTCCCATCCCGGATCCCCAGTCCGGTCTCCCAGCCCCGATGCCAGCCCCCCAGGGGACCCCCAAACCCGTGTGCccaccccgggacccccaaagcCACACTGTGCccaccccgggacccccaaagcCACACTGTGCCCACCCCGGGACCCCAAAGCCGTGTCCCCCCCGAGTGCCGGCACCTTGGGGCAGTGCCCGCTGGCCTCGCCCCGTGCCCCGGGTGACACACGCGTCCCCGGGGTCCCCGCACAACCTCGCGGCCACCCCGGGGGGCTTGGCCCCCCAGTCGGTGTCGCACACACCCCGAGCCCCCCCTTGCCCCCCAGGCCCGTGACTGTAAGGTGTCGGGGGACCTGGAGGGTGCCCGGCGCCACAGCCACCGCGCCAGGGTGGTGAACATCGTCTGCTCCGTGGCGGTCGCCGTCGTCTGGGTCATCTTCATCGTCATCGCCGCCACCTTCGTGTCCAGATTCAGGGACACCTGACCAGCGCCCGGCCCCACCCGCGGggtgctccctccctccctcctccggCCTCCAAAATGTGCCCGCAGGGAGTGACCCCGGTGTCCTCGCTGCCCCCGCACGGCCGCGGGAGGGGAGGGGACGGGGCGGCCAGGCTGGGGcgtgggggacaggggacagccctCCACTCCCCCCCTTGGCTCTGCTCACACACTTCCTGGCACCCGTGACACACCTGTCGGTCGCCGCTGCCACCGAGGGAGCTCGTCCCCTCGCTGTCACCTCCTTCACCGCGGGACATCGCCGAGAGTCCTCGGGCATCTTTGCggcgtcctcctcctcctgctgctgctgctcctctccctgcctccaTCCTGCCGCGGAGCAGGGCgcttccagcccaaaccccaGGGAAGTTTCTTCTCAACATCTGGGATGTTATAGATACCTATTATAATactggcttttcgcaaatattaaaatagatgTTATATGTAACTTCGTTATAACACTACACATTTCATACGTGCGGTGTATAACTCTGTTAcaaagatatagtttttatttctgctgttaaTTAAGCTTGGACATAGTAGTAAAACAGCTAAGATAAGCATGCTTctgttaaaatgcctgcttaGATGAGATAACATccaataaacaaataaaaaagacaCCTGCTTACAGATATACCAACTATCAACCCTCACCATCTAGAGACAGTGTGGGCAAAACCAAAactaacaataataataaaaaataacctaaaaccacaaccaaaaaATACACACACTCTGAAAaagtaaaaccaaaaaagaGTCATACTAAACAATTCTTAAAATATGCAAACTAGATTAAGAAAAAAGTTTACATCAGAGTCTATAAATATACAACAGGCTAATATTATAAAAAACGTGTTTAAGAAGTGTCTCCGGAGATAACGGTGTGCTCTCAACTGAGGACCAAGACACACCCAGCCCTAATCTTTACTCTATGTTCCTTATCTCCTACtatcctttattaaactttttaaattttcacaaGAGAGTAAAAGTGTTTTCCACATTGGAGAtggcaggaaaaggaaattaaagcCCCTCCGCGTGTCCTGGctgcaccctgcagccctgtgtcccccccgcTGCCGGGGAGCCCCGTGGGTGCGGCTCTTCCACCTTTCCATACGAACTTCCCATTTCACCCATCCCACAGCCCGAAAGTGCTGCCCAGGGGGGTCAGCCTTGCCCAGCTCACCTGGCGGGGGGGTTTGGAGGTACCTGTGCCAGCCAGCGCCGCGCAGCTCCCGGGCTCCGCCTCGGAGCGCCCCTCCTGCGGTGCCGCAGCCACCCGCGCTCCTCATCCCGGGAGGAAGGCTGGCTATTAAAAGCCCGTGGGTTCGCCATCCCAGCCCGGCCTGCGGGACAACCACATCCCTCAGGGCTGTAATTTCCCAGGTTTATATTTAGCGGAGCAGGGATATAAAAGGGGCGCGGGCCGCCGGAGCCGCGGGGTCCCTCTCCGtgcccatggacacctcggacCCGCGGCAGGAGCGGCCGCCCCCCAAGCGGgggccgccccccgccgccccccaaGCGCCCCGCGACCACCTGGTCTGGGCCATCTTCAACACCCTCTACATGAACTTCTGCTGCCTGGGCTTCGTGGCGCTCGCCTTCGCCGTCAAGGTACGGCCCCGGCGGCACCGGAGCGCTcggggagggatgggagggatgggagagATGCCCAAGGAGGCAGCGAGCGCTTGGGAAAACTcccggaggggctggggcgggCAGATCCCAACGCTCCCCACAGGCGGTGGCACCTGCCGCTGGTGAATCCTCCCTTTCCTGCCACTGGCTCCGGAGGCGGGAATAACCAcagccccctgcccagcacccGAGGAGCAGCTGCTTGATTCTAAAAAGTGCCATGGGGGCCGTGATTTCACCACCACCCTCCCGgcaagagcagctccagctgtggaaAAATGGGAACAAGCAGGGACCGGGGTCAGAGAGGCTCCAGAGGAAGCAGGAGGGAAAATAGGAGGGaaaatcccagctccagctggactAGACTGGGACAGAAAAATGGGGACAGGCAGAGGCTGGAGCCAGAGAGGCTCTGGATGAAGCAGGGAGGAAAACACAAGTGGGAAAGGATGCGGGGCTGGAGGGGAgcctgggatggatggatggatggacggatggatggacggatggatggatgatgggttGCAAGGGGAACAAAGCCCTAGAgcaggaaggggctgcaggaagagctgtgggaaagaactgcaagagggagctgtgggaaggggatttgggaagggctgagggAAGGGGCTTTGGGAAGGTCTGTGGGAAGGGGGCTTTGGAAAGGGCTGAGGGAAGGGGCTTTGGAAAGGGCTGAGGGAAGGTTCTCTCCTCGGCTGCTGCAGGCTCGGGACAGGAAAGTGTCCGGGGATGTGGAAGCTGCTCAGCACTTCAGCTCCAAGGCGCGGTGCTACAACGCCCTGGCCACGGCGGGCAGcgtgctgctgcccctgctgctcgGGGCCCTCATTGTCACCGGCGTCATCCACCTCTCCAAGCTGGCCCAGGAGTCCGTGGGATTCTTCACCTACCAGCTCAGCGGCAGCGACGACGAGGACCAGTGACCCAGGGGGAGGGCTGGTGGCACCTCCTCTGCGTCGCTGGTGGCCCCCCCCAAAAAGGCCACCACCCCTGTCTgccaccccaccccccccccaaGCCCCGTTGTTTTTGTTTATCCTGTGGGATTTTTTACCTCCCGTTATCCCGTGTGGAGCCCCAGTCTCCGTGGTTGCTATTTAAATCATTAAATGCTTCACACAGCGTGAGTTTCTGCGtgtgggaaggggcaggggggTGCCAAAGGGAAAACATAAATTGGAATTTTTGGCTCTGATGGGgctcctggcagccaggagacaCCATTGTTCCCACAGCCTTCAGGGCCACCTTTGGCCCCAGCACTGAGGAGGGGAGGAAGCAGAGATGCTCCTGGGCCTCGTGGGGGCAGGATGAAGCAAACggggtgtcccctccccaccccaaatGGAGCTGAGACCTGCAAACTCATTACAGCAACACTGACACCCCCAGCCAgtcccagccaggacagggggGAGTTGGGAAGCACCCCCAGTGCTCCCTGCTCTCCGTGCCTGGGCTGGAGACTGCTCATTTTGGGATAAAGGACCCCTTTTTGAGGCTGAACCCCCTTTAGTGCCAGCTAGCCCTGGCTCAGAGCGGGGCTgtatcccagccccatccaaaTCCCAATCCTGGTGCaatgcacagggctggggacagcacggTCCCTTTGTCGTGCCAAGAGCTGCCGCTAATTAGGGGCTGGCGGCTCTGAtgaggctggagcaggaccCGAGTAATTACAGGGCAGCGGCAaagtccctgctccagccctaaGCATTCCCAGATGCCTCGGGGCACGGAGCAGCCGCGGGGCTTTTTATAAACCGGGCCGAGATTCCTGGGGTTGGCTTGGCCAGGACAGACCCTCGGGGCAGGGAACGCCCCCGGCATTCCCCGAATCCCACCCAggacggggacagggagggcggggaggggaggaggctgcgcagcccagagccaggggctgggagcaccgaGCCCACCCGGTGCAGGCACGGGAATTCCTTGGGGCTCCTGGGACACCAAAAACCGTGTCCCAGGGCaaacccacagcagctctctgctcaccccgagcagctcaggctgccctgGCCACCATCAGACAGGATAATGCTACAGATCTCTGGTGTCCAGGCTTCCTGCAGCCCTTCAGATGCCAAGGGAGAAAGGATTTAACTCCAGAAGTGCTTGAAAAGAGAGGGAATAATGTAGATAAGGGCTTAAAAGCATGTGAGGATGTTAGACACCAAATAACAGGAGTGGAGCTGTGTGCTGCCCACGCGGGGTTAAAAGGCTTTCTGCTGCATATTTTGGAGTAATACTTAGTGCCAAAACATCGTTCATCTGGTGAGACAGCACTGGCTGAGCCTCCACAGCCCTTTGAGCTCACCGAGCAACACATGGggaaggcagggagcagggcaggacatgctggaggagctggagtcAGGATCCTGGAGTCAGGAATGGGCTTCCTTACAGACACAAACATGTTGAGAGCAAAAACAACTCGTGGGTGTTCAGCAAACACGTTTGAAAGGGACATTTTCAGGCTTGGTTTCCTCTCCTGAGCAGAGTAAGAGATGTGTGGAGGGGAGTAGGGGGCTCAGACATGGtgacagctccagcccctgtccccctgggGCCACAAGGACAGGTGGCACACACAGTCCTGGGTGGGGGGCAaagggctcctggcccagcctggcacccccTTTCCACCCCCTGTTACCTTCCCCCTGCACCAACATCCCAGacctgctgctccagagggcAGCACCCGGATCAGGCAGGGTTTAGGGGGTCCTGCTGGGTGACCTCTGGATCCATCCAGGCGCTGTGGGGAAGGAGACACTCTGCCCTGCAACAGAAAAGCTTTGTGTGAGGTATGGGAATGGTTTCTCCCCAAATTATTTCAGGGAGCAgatgcaggcagtgctgccgtaCCTTCCCCCAGGGGAAAGCGCTGTCCTGACTCCAGCACAGCTTCcaggggagaggctggagggTCCCAGGAGGCCTCAGTCACTTCCATCCTGATCTCCTCCCTGGTGATGGTCACCTCCAGTCTGTTGCCCAAGTAGGAGATGCTGGAGAGTTTCAGCTTGGTGATACCATCGGGAAAGGCGGGATCAAAGAGGAGGCCGGACCTCGTGATCCTGGAAAGGCAGGAGCACATCAgggggggagcagcaggagccacagAGGAGCCCAGCTCAGGCTCAGGGAGCAGCCACCTCTCCAGGCATCACCACCTCAAGCACACCAGAGGGGTCTGGAAGGGTCCTCAGTGCATCCAGGGATCTCTGGGCAAACCCCAGACACACTGAgggagcacctggggaggagctgctggggctgtgatTCCCAAGACATCCCT
The Agelaius phoeniceus isolate bAgePho1 chromosome 6, bAgePho1.hap1, whole genome shotgun sequence DNA segment above includes these coding regions:
- the LOC129121350 gene encoding dispanin subfamily A member 2b-like, which produces MEPRQADVSIPLQSSGWGAAAPGPRSEPQPRDYVLWSVFNVLLWSALGGMGCCGFPALVYSVKARDCKVSGDLEGARRHSHRARVVNIVCSVAVAVVWVIFIVIAATFVSRFRDT
- the LOC129122103 gene encoding interferon-induced transmembrane protein 5-like; this encodes MDTSDPRQERPPPKRGPPPAAPQAPRDHLVWAIFNTLYMNFCCLGFVALAFAVKARDRKVSGDVEAAQHFSSKARCYNALATAGSVLLPLLLGALIVTGVIHLSKLAQESVGFFTYQLSGSDDEDQ